The nucleotide sequence AAGGAGAGATGAGAAGCCCTTTACTGCAGCACTTGCTACCTGGGATGCTATTGATTTTTATCTGATCACTGGACTATGCTGTGCCCTTGAGTGCAAAGACTACATCTTACTGAATTTCTCCAAGCAGGCTTTAACACAGTCCTTGGCACAACAGGCATCTGATGTGTCCTTATACAAATGACTAAACTCCACAAGGGGACCTCACTTCTCAAAGTGtgatagcagcagcagcagcagcagccgcagcaTTGACAACTGATGCTTTCTAAGTTAAATTTTGAAAGTGTTGCTGCAGAGAATATAGAACTCAGAAAAAGTCTGGGAGCCTTCTGTGGGACATGACGAGATACAACACAAACTAAACAACCCCACTGTGGCCCAAGGCAGAATCAGTCTGTCCAGGGAGAGTTCCGAAGCAGACTAGATGGAACAGTGCCACACCTTGGCCTTGgtgaggcagagggaaggggacGGGTACCAGAAGCGCAGGTGAGAGATGAGGACTTGAAGTGGAGAGTCTTGGCGGCAGGAGAGCTGGAGCCACCCTGCAGAGCCAGCAGCTGATGGATGTGAATCAAAGAATTTAGGGGATGAAAGGGCTAAAGCTGGGAGCAGGAATTTCCGTGAGAatcaggggaggcagaggaaccAGGTGATGCCCTATACGAAGGGTCCTCAGGATCCTTTGCACTGCACATTTAGGTCACACGGAAATGTGACCTCTCCCACCTTTAAGCTGGAGATCATGTTTAAATTTAAGATTTGATCCCGTTCCGGGATGAGAGTCGCAGGTCCACCCTTGTAAGGCAGACAACCTTTAGGATCTTAGTCCTAGACTCCACGGATGTGGTaatggaaataataaattaaCAGTGTCACTTTGGTACTTAAATGAATATTGGGTTTGGGCCAGTGCCTGCAGGAAGCTTTTGCAAGAACGCCCTAAATGATTTCCACTGGCAAACAGTTCCAGGAGTGCTTAATAAGTAAACTGGGCGATGATAACGGCGATCCAAGGAGCAGTAGCTTCCATCCGGTTAAGTGACCATCCCCAGGGAACAATAACACCGAGTTTGCAGAGTGGCCAGCTGCAGCTTGCTACTGTAAGGCTCCTCCGCCACAAGCTGCTCATCGCGCATCCCTCCATCACATCCCGAAAACCCTATCGCCCTTTGCAATTCTTCTGGTCCTAAATCCGGTAGTTTAGGGAAAAGCATGATGAGGCCGAGCCCTGGTGGCTAGGACTCCTCAGGAAAGTCACAGAAACCAAGTAGGACTCCAGGCTTTCCTCCAGGAGCGGGTGCAGAGCGGGTCTCCGCATAACTGCGCGGGCGTCCACGGTAGCGGGCTCCAGCCCCGCGCGCGGCTGCGACCTGTGGGGGCGCGCGCGGCCTCCTGGGGTTCCCGCGGATGCGCGCCGGGCAGGGAGCGCGCAGGGCGGAGAGCCGGGCGCGAGCGCCGCCGCTCACCTGCCGCGGGCGCCACCGCGGACGTGCCACGCGGGTGGCCCGCGCTCTTCGGCAGCACCGGTGGAACCCCCCTCGGCCTGGGCGTGCCAAGGTGACCCCCGATGAACCCCTGCCCCGCAGGCTGCGCATCCCCGCCGCTAGGGAAGCGGCCAAATGCATGCAcatccttctctctgtctgtctgtctgggcaccttggtggtacacacctaccTTTTGTGGCCCTTGCTCTCTGAGCCGTGCACACGGGGAGAGACTGGGACACCCCCCACCTCTTTGTTTGGGTCCGGAGGTGTGTTTGGGGGTGTGCACGCGCGTGGGGGATGTTTGGGAAGGGTGGGAGTTCGAGGCCCTTAAAATATTCTACCTTCCTGCAGACTTGTAGCTGCTGGGCGGTGCTCTCAGCTGCCCAGATGTCAAACAGTTGTTGCTTTTTGGCATACGAGATGCAATTAGACAATATCGGTTCTCAGCGTTTTGGCGAGGGCGCTTGTGCCGCCTCGGGAGTCCTGTCCCCTGTTTTCCTAGATGACAAACGGCGGTTCGGTTGTGGGGTTTAATCCATGCAGACTTCAGCTTTTGTTTCTAATTCCTGAAGCTCGTGGCAGTTTTGACACTGGTTATCTGAGTCCAggactgtctgtctgtttctgtgtgttttgcatGATCTTGGATTGGCATCCTACCGTACCCAAACATTAAAAAGCCTGTCTTTCCGTTGAAGAGGAAGGGGTTAAAATGAACGAAGACCCGAAGGTCAATTTAAGCGGGCTTCCTCGGGATTGTATAGATGCCAGTGCTCCGGAGAACATCTCAGCCGCTGTCCCCTCCCAGGGCCCTGTGGCGGAGTCAGAACCTGAGCTCGTTGTCAACCCTTGGGACATTGTCTTGTGCAGCTCAGGAACCCTCATCTGCTGTGAGAATGCCATTGTGGTCCTTATCATCTTCCACAGCCCCAGCCTGCGAGCACCTATGTTTTTGCTGATAGGCAGCCTGGCTCTGGCAGACttgctggctggcctgggactcatcatcaattttatttttgcataccTGCTTCAGTCAGAAGCCACCAAGCTGGTCACAATTGGACTCATTGTcgcctctttctctgcctctgtctgcagtTTGCTGGCTATCACTGTGGACCGCTACCTCTCGCTGTATTATGCCCTGACGTACCACTCTGAGAGGACCGTCACATTTACCTATGTCATGCTGGTTATGCTCTGGGGGACCTCCATTTGCCTGGGGCTGCTGCCTGTCCTGGGCTGGAACTGCCTGAGGGACGAGTCCACCTGCAGCGTGGTCAGACCTCTCACTAAGAACAACGCTGCgatcctctccatctctttcctctTCATGTTTGCACTGATGCTTCAGCTCTACATCCAGATCTGTAAGATTGTGATGAGGCATGCCCACCAGATAGCCCTGCAGCACCACTTCCTGGCCACGTCGCACTACGTGACTACTCGGAAAGGGGTCTCAACCCTGGCTCTCATCCTGGGGACCTTTGCTGCCTGTTGGATGCCTTTCACCCTCTACTCCTTGATCGCGGATTACACCTACCCCTCCATCTATACCTACGCCACCCTCCTGCCCGCCACCTACAATTCCATCATCAACCCTGTTATATATGCTTTCAGAAACCAAGAGATCCAGAAAGCCCTCTGCCTCATTTGCTGCGGGTGCATCCCTTCCACGCTGTCCCAGAGAGCACGGTCTCCCAGCGACGTGTAGGAACCTTCCACCCGCAAGACACTGCTCTACCAAGCACCCCCACTGTCCAGGATGGCCACTGCGTTCCTCTGCTTCAATTCTTTGCACTGGATTCTCACAAGCAGAAGTGATGACATCAGTCAGATAGGCAAAGACAGTGGAAATCATGTCaccagtgttaaaaaaaaatgacttctctgcTCAGCATTATGTTGCTTGGTTCGGaagttacatttattattatttttttaaatattttatttaacaagttttgtttgtttggagggtGTTAGTGGGGCCCCATGTGGCCATGAAATTATGCACAAGTCCCAGGATTTTTAACCTAGACTTGAAAATAAATCAGAGTTTTTAAGGAACCTGGAGAAGGGATTACtttttttggactttttttttttttaaatcaaggtaGATCTTCCATTCTGTATGTATCTAACAGGATATGAACTTTTTCACATGACCAAAATAGTTTACATAATTACGTTTGGAAAGACTTGTTTTCAGGAACATAAACTCAGTAGTAAGTTATAaataacaaaaccccaaacagccACTGCTCGTGAGAATTTCCTtgcagtttctctgtgttacagtttGGTATGCATGGTTACTTGTGGTAGTTAGACCACTAATTGCAACGATGCCACGTGAAACCCAGAATTAAAAGAGTCATTTTTCAATACAGTTTTAATAGATTCTTTCCAAAATGAGTCtcaagaaaacattttgaattaCATGTGAGGTAGCTCTGACTAGATATGccattgtaatttttaaaatttcagtctgGTGGTTTTCAGAAAACATTAATAGTATCTATTGAAagtagattatatttatttttaatatattctgaaAAAATAAACGAGTCTGTTGCTGTTAAGAAATATACAAACATCACCTTTCATCTTTGTCTATGAATATATTGTTTTTCTTGCTTAAAATGGGTAGAATTAAGTATTATAAGCCAAATTTTTCTGGTTCATATTGTTGGTAGGGCAAAGTGCATCTGAAGCAAGTGGTCTCCTGTCTTAATGACCAGGTCTGTGAAATGCCCAGCTAACATGACTGGTGTGTTCCATCTGTGATCTGTGCCCTGCGGGCTCACGAGAACAATGACCATGTGTTTGCTGGTGGAAAGTTTAACTTATTTTCACCAAAAGATTCTGTGAATGCAACAAGGGCTCTGTTACCTGTTTTCAGAGAGCAAAGGTATAGCTGGAAAATTATAACAAGAAGGGACTTGAAACGCTCAACAAGTTCTGAATGTCAATGTGCCTGAATGTCATTTTCCGTGAGAGCAGGCAGATGCAGACACAGACACCATCCCTCTGTTTGTAATGGGATCATTGCTATGTCTCTACAGAAGTGTAAGAATTCCTGCATGGTGCGTCAAGACCAGTATCCTTAGGGGGATTATTTGTAATAGGTCATCCTCAAAGATCTGTCCCAGCCAGTATGCCCATGGTGGTTTTAGGACCAATCTACAAAGCCTGCATGCCAAAGCCAATCCTCCAAAGCTGTTTCTCAAGTCGCACAAGTGAGGATAAATCCTCTACCTGAATCTGCAACTCCTCTTTGAGGCTCTTTGCAGGAGCACGTGAGGGGGTGAAAGAGTCAAGACGTGGGGAGGAATTTTCAGCACTGTGTATTCACGCCCAATCCAGATGACAGCTTTAAAACATCTCTTTGGAATATCGGATAGGCTTGGTAGAATGAACAGGTGgagtctgtttatttatttacctaaatatttgatttattttacttacatgtagatgcatgtgtgtgcatccgtGTGCGCGCAAGTGGGTGcaggtgcccagagaggccaggaaTATtcagctggcctggagctggagttaagatggttgtgagccatatgTAGATGGTGGGaaagaacctgggtcttctgcaagagcagccggtgctcttaaccactgagccatgtctccaataAGTTAGTTTAGACATGGGCATGGGAACCTTCACAATGAGCTCTTAAAGTGATAGACGATGTTTCATGGAAATGGAAGCTCTCGTTTGCGTGTCTCTGGTAGGAATTACAGGAGAGCAGTACGTTCGCCTGGACCACGTGTGTTCTCAGCCCCACATGTGGTGTCTTaccagcttttttaaagaaacggTGGCTGCGAAAACACGCTGGTGGTGAGAAAACTGCAGCTGCAGAGAGAGGCGAAGAAACAGAGCGAGGCTACAGAGCTGGAGTGGGGGGCTCGAACTGACGGCAGGCTTTTCTCAGCGTAGATCGGGTCCCTTCCCTGCATAATGTTGTCTTTGATCCCTCGCTCCACAGAAAGCTGCTCTTTAACAAGTCCCTGTCACAAAACCTGGGTTCTAGAATTAAGAGAAAGCTTCCAATTTAAGATTACATGGGGACCAATAGCCACTGTGGGTAAATGCTTTTGTACATAGTGAGTTGTGTGAAACGgtcttataaatatttatgaagtggtTGTTTAAAGGTTTTTGCATTaatttgtgtatgagtgtatgtgtacatgcgtatgggaatgtgtatatgtatgtgtgtgtatatatgtgtgtgtgtacatgcatatgcatttgtgtgtattatgtgtgtatgtatgagcttgtgtatgtatgtgtgtgtatatgtgtgtgtgtgtgtgtgtgtgtgtgtgtgtgtgtaccatggtacaggtatggaagtcagaggacaatctgaaAGTTATTTCTCATATCTTTCTTTCTACATGTGGGTTCTGGTATTGAACTTGAgacattaggcttggtggcaggtgacttttacctgctgagccatcttaccggCCCAGTGGTTGCTATTGACCCAtgtttttgaagaagaaaaaaaaacacacacctaATTTTACCTGAGAGGTTTTTCTTCACTTTCATTTCCTACAAGATTTCTCTATGTTGTGATAGGAATGCCACTAAGAAATGGGCACCTATCtcaatatatgtatttgtgtacaaGGCTATGTAATTGAGTATACATTAGTCATATTTTGGACCACTTTAGAACAGCAGAGAACAATTGCAATTCCTACTTACTAAGTAATTCATAGCCTTGTCAGGAGACATAGTTGTATCTGTGAgacaatttaattattttaccaGACTCCTTCATTAGTCCTGCGTATTTACCCAGATGCTGGCTGAGTTctgtctcattttattttttgcctttctttatttCAGTCAAGTCCACTTggttttccccctttttcttttcccttgctGAGGTTGAAACTCAGCTCTTTGCTCCCGCTAGGCAAGTTTGCGGTCACTTAGCTACATACCCAGCTCCTATCAAGTTTGTTAGTGGTAGGAGCGGTCAGTCCTTCTCCCTTCCTGGTAGCTGAGATGGGGGCCACGATCTTCCTCACTTAGATGCCTAAATCAAAGAACCAAGTTGTGGACCAGAAACAGTCATAGACCTCCCCAGGCTTTGGAGCAGGATGGAAACATAATAGAGACAGGGGTCAGAGAGATTTCATACCCTAAAAAGCAGAACAGAGATtccttaaagttaaaaaaaaatactcaccAGTTACTAAAATACTGGTTACCTTTGCTTCACAGTCTCAGGAAGCATCCTGCGGAGGGGAGTAGACACCATCCCACGCTGGAAGAACACACTGCATCAGGGACCACTCTGGTGTGATTTTGAGCCATGTTCACACTCATTCCTACCGTGCTGATTCTCACAAGGTGGATACTGGAACATGCTGCTTTCTTGTCCCGTCTGAAAGCGGTAGTGCTTGTTGGGGTGGTTTTGGTGTTCACTTAGGACCTTTAGATCACTCTTGAACTTTTAGGAATCATTTAacttgtggctggagagatggctccgtggttaagagtactggctgctcttccagaggacccgtgttcgatttccagcacccacattataGCTCaatactgtctgtaactccagttccaggaaataggatgccctcacacagatatacatgcaggcaaaacagcaacgcatatataataaaaataaaataataaaaatcattcaaCTAAGGATTTTTGTAATAGTTTTATGCATTGTAATTAAATTAGGAGATGTATCTGTTTCCTtgaaaataatgaaggaaaagaTTATAGTCACTTGCATAAAGGTGACTAGAATGTTCTATATTTAAGAGCATATGAATCTCCCAAAAATCTTGTTAAAAGTCCAGATTCAGGCTCCTGGGTCCTGGGCGTAGCTGAGTGTCTCACTAACTCCTGAGGGATTCTGATATTGAGTGTCTGTAAGTGACACTTTGAAGTCTCACAAAGAAAATGTCAACTTTCCAACATAtgcaaaatattaatataatacataaatatcaaCCCAATAAATACATGTCTTTAAAGTGTttatcctcctgagtgctaatgACTAAACAAAGCATGTCCAAAGGCCATGAACCTTAACCCTTTCCTAGAGTTTCCCAATATGTAGCTTATAAAGACCTAGGACTGTATGGGTTCCATGTCATGGTCTCGCTGTTCTAGATCTAACTGTCATGATCTGAAGGCAGTAATTTCCAGAAACTCTATGTAGTGTCCCATCTGCCGATGCCCCTCCCAGCAGCAAAGGTTTTCAAGGACAGAGGCTCCTCATGGCTtgagtggtttgtgtgtgtgcatgggctcACCTCGGGGTAATTAAAACGAAAACCTTTGTTCTTCAGGCTCAGCACTGCAGCTGAATTCACCACAAAGCAATCATTCTCCATAGGGACATCAAAGGCCTGTGAAGCCATCTCACTTCCATTTGACATTTATCTGtaacctttttcttttgtagCATTAAACATTCTGTTAACCTTAACCCCAAACATCCCTCTCCTGTGCTTTTGTTCTGTCCAAAGAGACGAgaattttgcattttgttttcacagacagAAGTAGGCTGAAGTAAATAGTTGTGGTGACTACCAGCACACAActtaaatatttcctttgtagaaaatagttttaaaagtgatttaggtttgtttttgtttttgagatagcatcttttTATGTAACCTAGGTtagaatctgatttttttttcccctttagatTCCAAGTCTAGTATGAAAGGGCAGGCCTGGGACACTGAGGCCGAAGGGTCTGGAGTCTAAAGCTAGCCTGAGAATCTAAgaattttcctcttcctcttctttctcctcctcctcctctccttcttcttctcttcctcctcttcttcctcctcctcctcctcctcattctcctcctcctcctcctcctcctcattctctttttcctcctcttcctcttcctcattctcctcctcctcctcctcttccttctcctcatcctcctcctcctcctcttcctcctcctcattctcctcctcttctctctctataGGAGTCTAAAGTTGGGCACCAGTGAAAGACTTTTCACTTGAAAGTAAGTTTAGAGGCGAAATGAAAATACTTACTTGGACACAGATTATGTTGGTGTTTGGTTATTTGGATAGATTATTTAGTAGAACATTTTAAACACTAAACCAAAGAATAATAAGACTGCAGAATTTTCAGTAAGGTTTGAAGTTGCATTTCTCAACCAAGCAACTTATTTTGAGTCCAGGGGAGTCTTGCTTGGGTGACTGAAAATGTGAGCTTTTCCACTGGGAGGGGCTGTGGCCGTTCT is from Microtus pennsylvanicus isolate mMicPen1 chromosome 1, mMicPen1.hap1, whole genome shotgun sequence and encodes:
- the Gpr12 gene encoding G-protein coupled receptor 12 isoform X1; this encodes MNEDPKVNLSGLPRDCIDASAPENISAAVPSQGPVAESEPELVVNPWDIVLCSSGTLICCENAIVVLIIFHSPSLRAPMFLLIGSLALADLLAGLGLIINFIFAYLLQSEATKLVTIGLIVASFSASVCSLLAITVDRYLSLYYALTYHSERTVTFTYVMLVMLWGTSICLGLLPVLGWNCLRDESTCSVVRPLTKNNAAILSISFLFMFALMLQLYIQICKIVMRHAHQIALQHHFLATSHYVTTRKGVSTLALILGTFAACWMPFTLYSLIADYTYPSIYTYATLLPATYNSIINPVIYAFRNQEIQKALCLICCGCIPSTLSQRARSPSDV
- the Gpr12 gene encoding G-protein coupled receptor 12 isoform X2, with product MLVMLWGTSICLGLLPVLGWNCLRDESTCSVVRPLTKNNAAILSISFLFMFALMLQLYIQICKIVMRHAHQIALQHHFLATSHYVTTRKGVSTLALILGTFAACWMPFTLYSLIADYTYPSIYTYATLLPATYNSIINPVIYAFRNQEIQKALCLICCGCIPSTLSQRARSPSDV